TCGGACATGCAAAAACACATTTTGTACATCTGATACATGCCTTTTGAACATATTCTTTTTCCTTCAAAAGAACTGTTATTCCACTTGTACCTTTCATGATAGGTATATCAAGCCTATTTATGGCTATACCAGTCATCGGGCCACCGAGAATTACCCTTTCTGCTTCTTCTTTTATCCCTCCTGCGTACTTCAAGATCTCTTCTACAACGGTACCTATCCTTGCTACAACGTTGATAGGTTTGTTAACCCCTTCTCCACTTATCGTCAAACCTCTTTGAACAAGAGGTTTTCGATCAACAACAGCTTCCTTTATCGCAATGACCGTTTGTACATTCTGCACGACAACACCCACATCCATTGGAAGACCACCAACTGGGACTTTTCTACCTGTAATGGCATATATGAGTTGCTTTTCTGCCCCCTGTGGGTATTTAGTCTTCAAAAGCTTCAATTCAATTTGATCTGAATTCAGAAGAGTTTTCAAATGTTCATAGGCATCGATCTTATTGGATTCAATGCCGATGTATGCCTTTTGAACTTGTAGTGTTTTCATGACTATCTTTATACCTAAAATTAAATCCTGAGCCTTTTGAAGCATTAACTTGTGATCGATTGTCAAATATGGTTCACATTCGGCTGCGTTAACTATGAATGTGTCTATTTTTTTGTCGGCAGGAGGGGAGAGCTTTACATGTGTTGGAAACATTGCACCACCAAGACCGACTATTCCGGCTTTTTTGATAGTCTCGAGAAGTTGTTCTTTCGTAAGATTTTCCCAATCGGCGTGCTCTAAATACTGCCATTCATCGTCTGAAGTCTTCTGTATGACCACTGCCTCCATTGGTCTACCCTGTATCGGGTGATAGATCTTGTCTATCTTTTTCACAACACCTGTAATTGGCGAGTGAACATAAGCCGAAATAAAACCACCAGGCTCTCCTATCACTTGTCCGGTCTTTACTTGATCATTCTCCTTTACAATGCATTTTGCTGGTGCTCCGGCATGATTAGAGAGAAAGACATAAACAACTTCTGGTGGATTAAGGTAAAGTAACTGTGATTCTTTCGCCAGTTCCTTTTTTTCAGGTGGATGAATTCCTCCTCTAAAACTCAGCAACCTCACTGTTTCACCTCCCGCATCAGATCGATATTCTTGAGAAGTTCTTTTGAATGTATGTTGTAAAGTGGCTCGCCAGGTTTTTCGTTGTAATAGGGTCTTGAGCAATCTGGACAGCCACTCGTCAGTAAAGCACTGCCGGCATCAGCAGGAATTCGTTTAAAACCAACTATGTCATTTCCTTCCAGAACGATGAGATCTGCCCTGTTGGTGAAGATCAAATAACGTGCCAACTGAATCCTTCTATATCTTTCGATTGAAGGTCTTTTAGTACTTGACAGTACCGTCCCTTTGATTGGCATAAAGGCAAACAAAGCCACTTGAATTTCAAGTTCACGCATCTTGTTCATCACTTCAAAGAGTTCTCTGTCTGTTTCACCTAAACCAACGATTATATGAGTTGAGATTTTTTTAGGGAAGGAACGTGAAGAGTCTTCAAGTAGTTTCATTGTTTGTTGAAAACTTCCACCCCTGATTTTTGTGAAAAATCTTTCGCTGGCAACATCCAAAGCAATACTGACTCTATCGACACCTAATTCAAAATATTCGTTGACTTCATCTATGTTTTCTGCTCGAACAGAAATAGAGATAGCCCTATTTGTTTGTTTGATTTTGGTCAAAAGATGTCTCAGATCTTTACGATAGCCTTTATATGAAACAGTTTGAATACAGATTCTCTTCAGATCACTTGATTTTATCGGCTCGATGATCTGATCGAAGTTGACCTCTTCCCAAACTACACGACTCAAAAATCTGTGGTTTGTCTTGGATGTCAAAGCATGTGTACAATACAAACAATTAAATTGACACTTCCCATCGAGCATCAAATACGCTGTCTCAAGATCCAGAGTTACCCCTCTGCGCAGTCCCAATTTGTAAAGTGTTCCAACTGATGCTCTGAGTATCAATTTTTATCATCTCCGACTTGATAGATGTATATTTTTTCATCAGACTCCAAGTCAATCTTACCACTTGAATAGTGTATATCAAAGCCATTCAGTTGTTCTGGGATCTCAGCGTTCACAGCCTTTCTGACTAAGATGTTAACAGCTGTACGTTTCGACAAATCTAATTCGTACGCCCTATGAGCGAGAGTTCTTTGATGTGAAACTGTGGAAAATACAATTGCCGCTATTAGACTTATGAGCAATAAACCGACAATTACGTCTAAAATCAGAAATCCTCTCATAAGTTATCAAAATTGCATGAAGAAATACGATGCTATCAATATTATTCCTAAAATCATTAAAGTCATCAAAAAAGCCATGAGAAAATCAGACCCACTGGATTCATGAGAAGGCTTGGTACGATGTGGTTGTGTCTTTGAGATCTTTGATGAATCTTCTTGTATCATCTCAGATATCTTATCTTCCCATTTTTGCTGTTGCATGGAACTGATTTTTTCTTCAAACCTATTTTTCTCTGACATGATCTTCACAGATTTTGGAACAATTCCTCTGGCTATAATCCCTTCACCCATATCAACCTTTATGAGAAAATATTCTTGCTTTTTTCCTTTCAGAATTTCTTTACCAACAAGAGTTCCTGCCAATGGCATGACATTTCCCTTATCTGAAAAATGTTTTGGATAAAGGCTTTTCAGTTTTTCAAGGTTCTCTGGATTTCTAACATTGAGAACAACGAAGAACAACGGTTCAGACAAATCGAATTCGGCAAGAGTCCTTCCCCTTATTGGGTCTACAAGTGGAAAGATTTCTGGAAGATTTGATATATCAGGTCTTTTGAGAATCTCAGCCAATCCTTCGTCATCAAACTGCTCCCATAACTGCATGAAATTCTCGGCAGAGATCTCTTCATAATTTACCTGCTTGAAATCAACACTAATCTCGATCTTTGGTGCCCATTCTTTGAAAATTTCTGAAACGATGTACTGAACAAGTTCTTCATCCTTATCTTGAACGGCTGCAGTGATCTCAGCACCAAAGATTTGAGAGCCTTTTCTGGAAATATAACTTGAAAGATAATTCAAAAATTCACGTGACAGATCTGTACTCTCTGGAATTTGAGCGAATATTTTGTTTTTCATCTCATTAAAAGCTTTTATGAAACCAGCATAATCAGAAGAAAGGTCTATATTCAAATAGCTTGAATACCTACTTGGTATAACCACTAAGTCATACTCAGGTTGCTCATTAGCCTTTCCAAAGAAAAACCCCACACCCTCCTCTGCAGTCACGCGACTTTTCAAGTGATATTTGACAAAATAAAAATCCAAAATTCCTCACTCCTTGTGCAGTATGTAATCACCTGATTCCAAAGTTACAGATTCGAAATCCCTTTCTGTAACACCTATTCCAATTACACAATTCTTACCAATGACAACATCAGATGGTATTTTTGAATACATACCTATCACACTTATATGATCACTATACACCTCTTTATCTAATCGGCTAAATGCAGGTTCACCTTGACCTATTATTACCCGTTCCCTTACAACTACACGTTCTGCCACAATGGTATCTGAAATCAAGCAATCCTTTTCAATACAAGTTCCTGTCATAATAACACTGTTTCTGATAACGGTATTCTCACCAATATATACTCCTTGAAAGATTACACTGTTTTCAACAGTGCCATGAATTTCACATCCTTCACTGATAATTGAATTGATAATTTTAGAAGATGGTGCACAGTAGGCAGGTGGCATTTCTTCGGTTTGGGTGTAAAAACGCCAATGACGGTCATATAGATTAAGTGGTGGAATGGGTCTTGTTAATTCTAAATTGCTTTCCCAATATGATTTAATAGTTCCAACATCTCGCCAATAACCACTGAATTTGTAAGCGTATACCTGCCTATCATCCTGAATCATTTTCGGTATCAAATCATGTCCAAAATCATGCGTGCTTGACTGGTCCATTTCATCCTTGATCAAGTATTCCTTGAGAAACTTCCAATTAAAGACATAAATCCCAAGTGATGCAAGATTTGAGCGAGGTTTGGCGGGTTTTTCTTCAAAATCGATTATCCTATGTTCCAAATTCGCTACCATAATACCAAACCTACTGGCTTCTTCTATGGGTACTTCCATACAAGCAATCGTGCCATCTGCCCCTTTTGATATATGAAAGTCAATTATGTCATTGTAATCCATTGCGTATACATGATCA
The DNA window shown above is from Thermotoga profunda AZM34c06 and carries:
- a CDS encoding DUF4899 domain-containing protein, coding for MTAEEGVGFFFGKANEQPEYDLVVIPSRYSSYLNIDLSSDYAGFIKAFNEMKNKIFAQIPESTDLSREFLNYLSSYISRKGSQIFGAEITAAVQDKDEELVQYIVSEIFKEWAPKIEISVDFKQVNYEEISAENFMQLWEQFDDEGLAEILKRPDISNLPEIFPLVDPIRGRTLAEFDLSEPLFFVVLNVRNPENLEKLKSLYPKHFSDKGNVMPLAGTLVGKEILKGKKQEYFLIKVDMGEGIIARGIVPKSVKIMSEKNRFEEKISSMQQQKWEDKISEMIQEDSSKISKTQPHRTKPSHESSGSDFLMAFLMTLMILGIILIASYFFMQF
- a CDS encoding radical SAM protein, with protein sequence MILRASVGTLYKLGLRRGVTLDLETAYLMLDGKCQFNCLYCTHALTSKTNHRFLSRVVWEEVNFDQIIEPIKSSDLKRICIQTVSYKGYRKDLRHLLTKIKQTNRAISISVRAENIDEVNEYFELGVDRVSIALDVASERFFTKIRGGSFQQTMKLLEDSSRSFPKKISTHIIVGLGETDRELFEVMNKMRELEIQVALFAFMPIKGTVLSSTKRPSIERYRRIQLARYLIFTNRADLIVLEGNDIVGFKRIPADAGSALLTSGCPDCSRPYYNEKPGEPLYNIHSKELLKNIDLMREVKQ
- the rsxC gene encoding electron transport complex subunit RsxC; translation: MLSFRGGIHPPEKKELAKESQLLYLNPPEVVYVFLSNHAGAPAKCIVKENDQVKTGQVIGEPGGFISAYVHSPITGVVKKIDKIYHPIQGRPMEAVVIQKTSDDEWQYLEHADWENLTKEQLLETIKKAGIVGLGGAMFPTHVKLSPPADKKIDTFIVNAAECEPYLTIDHKLMLQKAQDLILGIKIVMKTLQVQKAYIGIESNKIDAYEHLKTLLNSDQIELKLLKTKYPQGAEKQLIYAITGRKVPVGGLPMDVGVVVQNVQTVIAIKEAVVDRKPLVQRGLTISGEGVNKPINVVARIGTVVEEILKYAGGIKEEAERVILGGPMTGIAINRLDIPIMKGTSGITVLLKEKEYVQKACIRCTKCVFACPMGLQPYLLYLLANKRKYDDAVEEGLLACVECGSCAYVCPSKIDHVRAIKLAKKVYQALRGGKK
- a CDS encoding glucose-1-phosphate adenylyltransferase codes for the protein MRSVLALILAGGHGKRLGVLTEKIAKPAVPFGGKYRLIDFTLSNCVNSGIYQVGVLTQYRPHLLNNHINIGRPWDLDRKKGGVTILPPYLGGVSGWYKGTANAVYQNIEYIESHNPDFVIILSGDHVYAMDYNDIIDFHISKGADGTIACMEVPIEEASRFGIMVANLEHRIIDFEEKPAKPRSNLASLGIYVFNWKFLKEYLIKDEMDQSSTHDFGHDLIPKMIQDDRQVYAYKFSGYWRDVGTIKSYWESNLELTRPIPPLNLYDRHWRFYTQTEEMPPAYCAPSSKIINSIISEGCEIHGTVENSVIFQGVYIGENTVIRNSVIMTGTCIEKDCLISDTIVAERVVVRERVIIGQGEPAFSRLDKEVYSDHISVIGMYSKIPSDVVIGKNCVIGIGVTERDFESVTLESGDYILHKE